The Kaustia mangrovi genome has a segment encoding these proteins:
- a CDS encoding class I SAM-dependent methyltransferase — MHSELMEVFASLPQQGPGSDALSRDVMRRLNKELPLAPQIADFGCGTGRSTLMLAEEFPQARISGVDLSPEFCAVLTAKVRERGLGDRVSIHEGNMLCPEFPPGSLDLVWSEGAVYSVGFDAALSAWRELLGSGGICVVTECEWLCRDAPVDARDYWGELYPDMRSSGENAESARRLGFDVLDHFTLPREAWDAYHVPLLDALHGRESLLAAKNDISKEREMFLRYGDYFGYSFYVLKKTPAGSS, encoded by the coding sequence ATGCACAGTGAATTGATGGAAGTATTCGCATCGCTGCCGCAGCAGGGACCGGGAAGTGACGCCCTCAGTCGGGACGTGATGCGACGCCTGAACAAGGAATTGCCGCTTGCGCCGCAGATCGCTGATTTCGGCTGTGGGACTGGACGAAGCACCCTGATGTTGGCTGAAGAGTTTCCACAGGCACGGATTAGTGGCGTTGATTTGAGCCCCGAATTCTGCGCCGTCCTGACGGCGAAGGTTCGCGAGCGCGGCCTCGGCGACCGGGTGAGCATCCATGAAGGGAACATGCTGTGTCCGGAATTTCCGCCCGGTTCACTCGATCTCGTGTGGAGCGAGGGCGCCGTGTACAGCGTCGGTTTCGATGCCGCATTGTCCGCTTGGCGGGAACTCCTCGGATCGGGCGGGATTTGCGTGGTGACCGAGTGCGAGTGGTTGTGCAGGGACGCCCCTGTAGACGCCCGGGATTACTGGGGGGAGCTGTATCCGGACATGCGGAGCAGCGGGGAGAATGCCGAGAGCGCCCGACGGTTGGGTTTTGATGTGCTCGACCATTTCACACTTCCACGTGAGGCCTGGGACGCCTACCACGTCCCGTTGCTCGACGCCTTACACGGCCGCGAAAGCCTCCTTGCTGCGAAGAATGACATCAGCAAGGAGCGAGAGATGTTTCTGAGATACGGAGACTATTTCGGATATTCGTTCTACGTGTTGAAGAAAACTCCCGCGGGCTCGTCGTAA
- a CDS encoding LysR substrate-binding domain-containing protein has protein sequence MPYRPTISLDGVVAFTRTVELGSFSAASEDLGLSKSAAAKAVARLEERLGVQLLLRTTRTLTLTQEGEIFFEKCRAILEDIDTAEALMSERRREISGTLRVSVPVAFGRLWAAPTLTKAASKHPALALNLSFTDRYIDLVEEGIDLAVRIGSSSDSASVITRKLVDQHSILCAAPHYLYEHGAPKRLEDLNAHRCLLFEHGGYILPWQLKNQRGEIVDQTVNPHMIVSHGEALLDAAISGYGIAYLSTWLAGEHLKTGALVQVMPFSEFPDRAINLLWPRRRDQAPKIRFAIDALVERFSAAAPWT, from the coding sequence ATGCCTTACCGCCCCACGATCAGCCTTGACGGCGTCGTCGCATTCACCCGAACGGTAGAGCTTGGAAGCTTCTCTGCCGCGTCGGAGGATCTGGGTCTATCCAAGTCGGCAGCGGCCAAAGCCGTGGCACGTCTGGAGGAGCGTCTCGGCGTTCAGCTCTTATTGCGAACGACGCGAACACTCACACTCACGCAGGAGGGTGAGATATTCTTCGAGAAATGCCGCGCCATTCTTGAAGATATCGATACAGCTGAGGCGTTGATGAGTGAACGCCGTCGGGAGATTTCCGGAACACTGAGAGTAAGTGTTCCTGTCGCCTTTGGACGATTATGGGCTGCACCGACGCTGACAAAGGCGGCTAGCAAACATCCGGCTCTTGCACTCAATTTGTCCTTCACCGATCGTTACATTGATCTGGTTGAAGAGGGGATCGACCTTGCGGTGAGAATAGGTTCATCCAGCGACAGCGCCAGCGTGATAACGAGAAAACTCGTCGATCAGCATTCGATCCTTTGCGCGGCGCCGCACTATCTGTACGAGCATGGCGCTCCCAAACGCCTTGAAGATCTGAACGCACACCGCTGCTTATTGTTCGAGCACGGGGGGTATATTCTCCCCTGGCAACTAAAGAATCAGCGGGGCGAGATCGTGGACCAAACCGTCAATCCGCATATGATTGTCAGCCATGGTGAAGCCCTGTTGGATGCGGCCATTTCAGGATATGGAATTGCGTATCTGTCCACTTGGTTGGCCGGCGAACATCTAAAGACCGGTGCGCTTGTTCAAGTAATGCCTTTTTCCGAATTCCCGGATCGGGCGATCAACCTTCTATGGCCGCGCCGGCGTGATCAAGCACCCAAAATTCGGTTCGCAATCGACGCTCTTGTAGAGCGTTTTAGCGCCGCTGCGCCTTGGACATAG
- a CDS encoding zinc-dependent alcohol dehydrogenase family protein produces MTSDTMKAWRLPQFGIGNLGLDRVKRPRPGPKDVLVRTKAVSLNYRDKLVVEGGLLPAQPKMPFIPVSDFCGVVAETGDDVASFSVGDRVMGNFWTEWIDGPPPHSMLQHGASLGGPLPGALSEYIVIPESVAVAAPSNLTDEEASTLPIAALTGWFALTETARVGAGQFVLVQGTGGVSLAGMQIAAALGARVIVLSRSTAKIEKTLELGAHDGIDTSTAADWPRRVMELTDGHGVDHILEVIGGSNLSRSLEAIAAQGQISLIGFLEGMDARISAVPFMLRRARLQGVSVGHRHAFERLVRFIEGKEIHPVIDTVFSFEDARRAFNEINEGPFGKIVIQIDAKQ; encoded by the coding sequence ATGACCAGCGACACTATGAAAGCCTGGCGATTGCCGCAGTTCGGTATAGGCAATCTCGGACTTGACCGGGTCAAAAGACCGCGGCCCGGCCCGAAAGATGTCCTGGTCCGCACAAAAGCGGTTTCTCTGAATTACCGGGACAAACTCGTCGTTGAGGGCGGGCTTCTTCCCGCGCAGCCCAAAATGCCCTTCATTCCGGTTTCAGATTTTTGCGGAGTAGTCGCGGAAACCGGAGACGACGTGGCGTCGTTCTCTGTCGGCGACCGGGTCATGGGCAACTTCTGGACGGAGTGGATCGACGGTCCGCCCCCGCATTCCATGCTTCAGCACGGAGCCTCCTTAGGCGGTCCGCTGCCGGGCGCGCTCTCGGAGTATATCGTCATTCCCGAGTCCGTTGCCGTTGCGGCGCCTTCGAACTTAACGGATGAGGAGGCGTCCACTCTGCCAATAGCGGCGCTCACCGGGTGGTTTGCTCTCACTGAAACTGCAAGGGTTGGTGCCGGACAATTTGTACTCGTACAAGGGACAGGGGGCGTTTCGCTGGCCGGTATGCAGATCGCTGCAGCGCTTGGAGCGCGCGTAATTGTCCTGTCGCGCAGCACAGCAAAGATCGAAAAGACGCTGGAACTTGGCGCGCACGACGGCATCGATACCAGCACGGCAGCTGATTGGCCTAGAAGGGTTATGGAACTCACCGATGGCCATGGTGTCGATCATATCTTGGAGGTCATTGGCGGAAGCAATCTCTCGCGATCGTTGGAGGCGATCGCTGCACAAGGCCAGATATCCTTGATCGGTTTTCTCGAAGGCATGGACGCGCGGATCAGCGCGGTTCCCTTCATGCTTCGACGCGCCAGGCTACAGGGCGTATCGGTCGGCCACCGTCACGCCTTCGAGCGTCTTGTCCGGTTCATAGAAGGTAAAGAAATACATCCCGTGATCGATACGGTCTTCAGCTTTGAAGATGCCCGTCGAGCTTTCAATGAGATCAATGAGGGCCCCTTCGGCAAGATCGTTATCCAGATCGATGCGAAGCAGTAA
- a CDS encoding LysR family transcriptional regulator, producing MFGSLELRHLRYFMAAHEHGSFRKAGSALGIRESTISRAIRDLEDALGASLFQRYAGGVRLTFAGEKFLRRTRSVVQQVSDGAKDVAAIGRCESGYIRIGVTFSFASGFLHDLLRKYCEQHADVRIDFIDGDPVEHIAKIRKLQLDIAFVAGARKWLHCETNILWTERIFIALPDRHHLIKSDEIYWNDLSEEKLIVSDLALESGISNYILQVKHDYNFNPKIITQSVGRDNLLSLVAAGRGLTIISEAATVARIPGVIYRSIACERIPFSAVWLSQTDNPALRRLLSMSRLISNAAS from the coding sequence ATGTTCGGTTCATTGGAACTTCGACATCTTCGATATTTCATGGCCGCCCATGAACACGGAAGCTTCCGCAAAGCTGGCTCCGCGCTAGGCATCCGCGAGTCGACTATCAGCCGCGCTATTCGGGACCTCGAAGATGCGCTGGGAGCGTCGCTGTTTCAGAGGTATGCTGGAGGTGTTCGTCTTACCTTTGCCGGAGAGAAATTTCTTCGCAGGACCCGTAGCGTAGTTCAGCAAGTTAGCGATGGTGCCAAGGATGTCGCCGCAATCGGGCGGTGCGAAAGCGGGTATATCAGAATTGGAGTCACTTTTTCCTTTGCTTCCGGGTTCCTACACGATTTGCTGAGAAAATATTGCGAGCAGCATGCGGATGTCCGGATTGATTTCATCGACGGCGATCCGGTCGAACATATTGCAAAGATCCGGAAACTCCAACTCGATATTGCCTTCGTTGCGGGAGCGCGAAAATGGTTACATTGCGAGACAAATATACTCTGGACTGAGCGAATATTCATTGCCTTGCCCGATCGACACCATCTTATCAAAAGTGACGAAATTTATTGGAACGACCTTTCAGAAGAGAAATTAATTGTTAGTGATTTGGCGCTGGAATCGGGAATATCCAATTATATATTGCAAGTTAAGCACGATTATAATTTCAATCCGAAAATTATTACCCAAAGTGTAGGACGCGACAATTTGCTGTCGTTAGTCGCGGCCGGGCGTGGACTTACCATCATCAGTGAGGCCGCCACAGTCGCCCGCATTCCAGGAGTCATTTATCGGTCAATTGCTTGTGAGCGGATCCCCTTCAGCGCGGTATGGCTATCTCAAACCGACAATCCGGCACTACGACGTCTATTAAGTATGTCACGTTTAATTTCAAATGCTGCTTCCTGA
- a CDS encoding zinc-binding dehydrogenase translates to MGVRVFAVASGADGVALARRIGADFAVDGRKDDVLAAARAFEPAGLDAALLTAGGQAAQDALQTLRSGGRVAYPRGVSPAPESQPDLTVTEYVGDEAARDVFDKLNHLIASGPFEVHVAQSFTLDQAADAHRALGTHYLGKLVLRPS, encoded by the coding sequence ATGGGTGTTCGTGTGTTTGCGGTTGCCTCCGGTGCGGATGGCGTTGCGCTGGCGCGGCGGATCGGCGCCGATTTTGCAGTAGATGGGCGCAAAGACGACGTGCTTGCAGCGGCCCGGGCGTTCGAGCCGGCGGGTTTGGATGCCGCGCTGCTCACCGCGGGCGGGCAGGCGGCGCAAGACGCGCTTCAAACTCTGCGATCCGGTGGCCGTGTCGCCTATCCGCGCGGCGTGTCGCCTGCGCCCGAGTCGCAACCGGACCTCACCGTTACCGAATATGTGGGCGATGAAGCGGCGCGCGACGTATTCGACAAACTCAATCACCTGATCGCTTCCGGCCCCTTCGAGGTCCATGTGGCACAAAGCTTCACGCTCGATCAGGCCGCGGACGCTCATCGTGCTTTGGGTACGCACTATCTCGGCAAGCTCGTGCTCCGGCCGAGCTGA
- a CDS encoding alcohol dehydrogenase catalytic domain-containing protein — translation MEKAVPDRMRAAAIDRFGGVDAFKVQSLSVPEIDRDEVLVRVEAVGVGVWDQWERQGAFFDLFRERHGFEPRFPYIVGFDGAGTIAAVGEAVQRFKVGDRVYADRHINPKGGFYAEYVAVKADFVAHIPGSLTVEQAGAMPVDAITALLGLDDVLGLEKGEALMVFGAGAVWGIWPCSWQNAWVFVCLRLPPVRMALRWRGGSAPILQ, via the coding sequence ATGGAGAAGGCAGTTCCCGATCGCATGCGCGCCGCCGCGATCGACCGCTTCGGCGGTGTCGACGCGTTTAAAGTCCAATCGCTAAGCGTACCTGAAATCGATCGAGACGAGGTTCTCGTTCGCGTCGAGGCCGTTGGCGTGGGTGTATGGGACCAATGGGAACGCCAGGGCGCCTTTTTCGATCTCTTCCGCGAGCGACATGGCTTCGAGCCCCGGTTTCCCTACATCGTCGGTTTCGACGGCGCCGGCACAATTGCCGCTGTGGGAGAGGCGGTCCAGCGCTTCAAGGTCGGTGATCGCGTCTACGCCGACCGGCATATCAACCCCAAGGGCGGTTTCTACGCCGAATATGTCGCCGTCAAAGCCGATTTCGTCGCGCATATCCCGGGCAGCCTGACCGTCGAGCAGGCGGGCGCCATGCCGGTTGACGCGATCACCGCGCTTTTGGGTCTCGATGACGTTCTTGGACTGGAAAAGGGCGAGGCGCTCATGGTTTTCGGTGCCGGGGCGGTCTGGGGCATTTGGCCGTGCAGTTGGCAAAACGCATGGGTGTTCGTGTGTTTGCGGTTGCCTCCGGTGCGGATGGCGTTGCGCTGGCGCGGCGGATCGGCGCCGATTTTGCAGTAG
- a CDS encoding LysR family transcriptional regulator, whose translation MDKSDVTLERMLSFVRVAERGSLSAVAREFGIGQSTVSRHLRELEEAIGAPLLARTTRRVTLTDEGHRYYAKCVQILRLVEQAGDEARGTSSAAAGMVRISCTAALGILQINRLIFDFQDRYPEIGVDLSLTDERIDLVREGVDIAIRLGPLTDSSMKLKTLGQSRRFLAAAPSYLSARGRPASLQDLQVHEGIRMTNIAGSDTLTLRGPDNEVHTIPFEGRFQTDHGLAARLAVSAGRGIAPVHHWLVDDLLADGRLEILLPDYSLPSVPLNMLIVPERANIARVRLLIDYLADEIAHLPGISKSEH comes from the coding sequence ATGGATAAATCGGACGTCACACTCGAACGCATGCTCAGCTTCGTGCGCGTCGCAGAGCGCGGCAGCCTGTCGGCCGTTGCGCGCGAGTTCGGCATAGGCCAATCGACGGTCTCCCGTCATTTGCGGGAACTGGAGGAAGCCATCGGCGCGCCCCTGCTGGCAAGAACCACGCGGCGCGTTACACTGACCGACGAAGGGCACCGCTATTATGCCAAATGCGTGCAGATTTTACGCCTGGTGGAACAGGCTGGAGACGAAGCGCGTGGGACAAGCAGCGCGGCCGCCGGCATGGTCCGGATTTCCTGCACGGCGGCATTGGGGATCTTGCAGATCAACCGGCTGATTTTCGATTTTCAGGATCGCTATCCCGAAATCGGAGTCGACCTGAGTCTTACGGATGAACGCATTGATCTCGTCCGGGAAGGCGTCGACATCGCAATCCGCTTGGGTCCTCTGACCGATAGCTCCATGAAGCTCAAGACACTCGGACAATCTCGGCGCTTCCTGGCGGCCGCGCCAAGCTATCTATCCGCGCGAGGCAGACCAGCGAGCCTGCAGGATTTGCAGGTTCATGAGGGCATCCGTATGACCAATATTGCGGGAAGCGACACACTGACTCTGCGAGGACCGGACAACGAAGTTCATACCATTCCTTTCGAGGGACGCTTTCAAACCGATCACGGGCTTGCCGCGCGCCTTGCCGTTTCCGCGGGACGCGGGATCGCGCCGGTCCACCACTGGCTGGTTGACGACCTTCTGGCAGACGGACGCCTCGAGATACTCCTCCCTGACTATTCGCTTCCGTCGGTTCCGCTGAACATGCTCATCGTGCCCGAACGCGCAAACATCGCACGCGTTCGTCTGCTCATCGACTATCTCGCCGATGAAATCGCGCACCTACCGGGAATTTCCAAGTCAGAGCACTGA
- a CDS encoding NAD(P)/FAD-dependent oxidoreductase: MSGRLGTADVIVIGGGLHGCSAALHCARGGLSVAVVEKDTVARHASGVNAGGVRRLGRHMAEIPISVASMALWHRIEELVDDDCGFQPAPQIKVAESEADLAALAEREARLRAAGYTHEELLDRDRLFAFLPALSPHCVGGLASLGDGFAEPYRTTFAFARKARALGVVFHEGTLVEDIVPAGNGFEVKTSRGTLAGARLVNCAGAWSGRFAERLGEPVPLEPMAPMMIVTARVAPFCEAVVGATARPLSFKQMPNGTVVIGGGRLGSSNLATGRTDIDFRELARTARTAAEIFPVMADQRIVRCWAGIEGRMPDDIPVIGPSSTTDGVVHAFGFCGHGFQLGPAVGSIVADLVATGRTDMPIEPFSIRRFATTG; encoded by the coding sequence ATGAGCGGGCGCCTCGGGACGGCCGACGTGATCGTGATCGGCGGCGGGCTCCATGGCTGTTCCGCCGCGCTGCATTGCGCACGCGGGGGGCTGTCTGTCGCGGTGGTGGAGAAGGATACGGTCGCGCGCCATGCCTCCGGCGTCAATGCCGGCGGCGTGCGCCGGCTCGGCCGGCATATGGCGGAGATTCCGATCTCGGTCGCCTCTATGGCGCTGTGGCACCGGATCGAGGAGCTCGTCGACGACGATTGCGGCTTCCAGCCCGCACCCCAGATCAAGGTCGCGGAGAGCGAGGCGGATCTCGCCGCGCTCGCCGAACGCGAGGCGCGCCTGCGCGCGGCGGGCTACACCCATGAGGAGCTTCTCGACCGCGACCGCCTGTTCGCGTTCCTGCCCGCCCTGTCGCCCCATTGCGTGGGCGGGCTCGCCTCGCTCGGCGACGGGTTCGCCGAGCCATACCGCACGACCTTCGCCTTCGCGCGCAAGGCGCGCGCGCTGGGCGTCGTCTTCCACGAGGGCACGCTGGTGGAGGATATCGTGCCTGCCGGCAACGGCTTCGAGGTGAAGACGAGCAGGGGCACGCTCGCGGGCGCGCGGCTCGTCAATTGCGCCGGGGCCTGGTCTGGCCGCTTCGCGGAACGGCTCGGCGAGCCGGTGCCCCTCGAGCCCATGGCGCCGATGATGATCGTCACCGCCCGTGTCGCGCCGTTCTGCGAGGCCGTCGTTGGCGCGACCGCGCGGCCGCTCTCCTTCAAGCAGATGCCGAACGGTACGGTGGTGATCGGTGGCGGGCGGCTCGGCAGCTCGAACCTCGCCACGGGCCGCACGGATATCGACTTCCGCGAGCTGGCCAGGACGGCGCGGACGGCGGCGGAGATCTTCCCCGTCATGGCGGACCAGCGCATCGTGCGCTGCTGGGCCGGCATCGAGGGGCGCATGCCCGACGATATCCCGGTGATCGGACCGTCCTCCACCACCGACGGTGTCGTCCACGCCTTCGGTTTCTGCGGCCATGGCTTCCAGCTCGGCCCGGCCGTCGGGTCCATCGTGGCGGACCTCGTCGCCACCGGCCGGACCGATATGCCCATAGAGCCCTTCTCGATCCGCCGCTTCGCGACGACGGGCTGA
- a CDS encoding NAD(P)/FAD-dependent oxidoreductase: protein MTADYDLAIIGAGPAGLAAAGLAAELGLTVALLDEQERPGGQIYRAIETVGASRPLAAKALGPDYERGRGLVDAMRAARVDYLPGAVVWNVSRELAVNFSRQGGSREIRARHVLVATGAMERPVPVPGWTRPGVMTVGALQIMLKTSGLVADGRVVLAGSGPLLLLLASQYVEAGAPPAAVVETVPRARYVEALAHLPKALRAAGYLAKGVRLMRTLARAGVPVYRGASDLSVEGGERATGLAFRQGGRERRVEADLVALHQGVVPNQQITRLLGCNHVFDDGQRCFRPVLDDWFATSLDGVSVAGDGGGIGGAVAAEHAGRVAVCGIAHRLGALSEPERDARAAPSRAALDRDLAVRPFLETLYRPPREVLEPADDVLVCRCEEVTAGAVRGAAALGCPGPNQAKSFLRCGMGPCQGRVCGPVVSEIIADALGSDPGAVGYYRIRPPLKPLTLGELAALDTDTESGAA from the coding sequence ATGACAGCGGACTACGATCTGGCGATTATCGGTGCGGGCCCGGCGGGACTCGCGGCGGCGGGGCTGGCCGCCGAACTCGGCCTCACCGTCGCGCTCCTCGACGAGCAGGAGCGCCCGGGCGGCCAGATCTATCGTGCCATCGAGACCGTCGGGGCGTCGCGCCCCCTGGCGGCGAAGGCGCTCGGTCCCGACTATGAGCGCGGGCGCGGGCTCGTCGACGCCATGCGCGCCGCGCGCGTCGACTATCTGCCCGGCGCCGTCGTCTGGAACGTCTCGCGCGAGCTCGCGGTCAATTTCAGCCGGCAGGGCGGGTCCCGCGAGATCCGGGCGCGCCACGTCCTCGTCGCGACCGGGGCCATGGAGCGGCCCGTTCCGGTTCCCGGCTGGACGCGTCCGGGCGTCATGACGGTCGGCGCCTTGCAGATCATGCTCAAGACGTCCGGGCTCGTGGCGGACGGCCGGGTGGTCCTGGCGGGCAGTGGTCCCCTGCTCCTGCTGCTGGCGAGCCAGTATGTCGAGGCCGGCGCGCCGCCGGCGGCGGTGGTGGAGACCGTGCCCCGCGCCCGCTATGTCGAGGCGCTCGCCCATTTGCCGAAGGCGCTGCGTGCGGCGGGATATCTCGCCAAGGGGGTCCGCCTCATGCGCACGCTCGCCCGCGCCGGCGTGCCGGTCTATCGCGGCGCGAGCGATCTCAGCGTGGAGGGCGGCGAGCGGGCGACCGGGCTCGCCTTCCGGCAGGGCGGGCGCGAGCGGCGGGTCGAGGCGGATCTCGTGGCGCTCCACCAGGGCGTCGTGCCGAACCAGCAGATCACGCGGCTTCTGGGCTGCAACCATGTGTTCGACGATGGTCAGCGCTGTTTCCGGCCGGTGCTCGACGACTGGTTCGCGACATCGCTCGATGGCGTGTCGGTGGCCGGCGACGGCGGCGGCATCGGCGGGGCGGTGGCGGCCGAACATGCCGGACGGGTCGCTGTGTGCGGCATTGCCCATCGCCTCGGAGCGCTGTCGGAGCCCGAGCGCGACGCCCGCGCCGCGCCCTCGCGGGCCGCGCTCGACCGCGACCTTGCCGTCCGCCCGTTTCTGGAGACGCTCTATCGCCCGCCGCGCGAAGTGCTGGAGCCGGCCGACGACGTGCTCGTCTGCCGGTGCGAGGAGGTGACGGCGGGCGCCGTGCGCGGTGCGGCCGCGCTCGGTTGTCCGGGGCCGAACCAGGCGAAGTCCTTCCTGCGCTGCGGCATGGGGCCGTGTCAGGGGCGGGTCTGCGGCCCGGTGGTCTCGGAGATCATCGCGGACGCGCTCGGGAGCGATCCGGGCGCCGTCGGCTATTATCGCATCCGCCCGCCGCTCAAACCCCTGACGCTCGGCGAACTTGCCGCCCTTGATACGGACACCGAGAGCGGCGCGGCATGA
- a CDS encoding (2Fe-2S)-binding protein: MFRRLEEDAGRAPVRFRFEGREIEAYEGDTLAAALAAAGALSLRDTPVSGAPRAPYCMMGVCFDCLVEVDGRKNCQACMTVVEPGMEVRRQTGGDGAEA, encoded by the coding sequence ATGTTTCGCAGGCTTGAGGAGGATGCCGGGCGCGCGCCGGTCCGGTTTCGGTTCGAGGGGCGCGAGATCGAGGCGTACGAGGGCGACACGCTGGCCGCCGCGCTGGCCGCCGCCGGTGCGCTGTCCCTGCGCGACACGCCGGTGTCGGGGGCGCCGCGCGCGCCCTATTGCATGATGGGCGTGTGCTTCGACTGCCTCGTGGAGGTGGATGGACGGAAGAACTGCCAGGCCTGCATGACGGTCGTCGAGCCGGGCATGGAGGTGCGGCGCCAGACGGGCGGAGACGGGGCAGAGGCATGA
- a CDS encoding NAD(P)/FAD-dependent oxidoreductase → MKSHDAIVVGGGLVGSAVAFGLAEKGLHVAVLDEGDVAFRASRGNFGLVWVQSKGDGMQAYAEWTGRSADLWPGFADTLSGELGVDIGYRKPGGLHLCLSEKELEDRKALLHRMHNQAGEGGYDCRVLDRAEVADMVPGIGEAVVGATYGPHDGHANPLYLLRALHNGLSLRGADYRPNARVERIARDGSAYAVHTATERLVAPKVVLAAGLGSRRLGPDIGLDVPVAPLKGQILVTERCPQRFAMPTAFVRQTEEGSYLLGDSHEDVGFDVTSSVDVIGQIAARAVRSFPFLNDVRVVRGWGALRIMTPDGFPVYDESETHPGAYSVSCHSGVTLAAAHALGLAPAIADDRFRETFAAFTARRFDVSQA, encoded by the coding sequence ATGAAATCGCATGACGCCATTGTGGTCGGCGGCGGGCTCGTCGGGTCCGCGGTCGCCTTCGGTCTCGCCGAAAAGGGGCTCCATGTCGCCGTGCTCGACGAGGGCGACGTGGCCTTCAGGGCCTCGCGCGGCAATTTCGGTCTGGTCTGGGTGCAGAGCAAGGGCGACGGCATGCAGGCCTACGCTGAGTGGACGGGCAGATCCGCCGATCTATGGCCCGGTTTCGCCGATACGCTGTCCGGCGAGCTCGGGGTCGATATCGGTTACCGCAAGCCGGGCGGGCTCCATCTGTGCCTGAGCGAGAAGGAGCTGGAGGACCGCAAGGCGCTCCTCCACCGCATGCACAACCAGGCCGGCGAGGGTGGCTACGATTGCCGCGTGCTCGACCGCGCGGAGGTCGCCGACATGGTGCCGGGCATCGGCGAGGCCGTGGTCGGCGCGACCTACGGCCCCCATGACGGCCATGCCAACCCGCTCTATCTCCTGCGCGCCCTGCATAACGGGCTGAGCTTGCGCGGTGCGGACTACCGGCCCAATGCCCGCGTGGAACGCATCGCCCGCGACGGCTCGGCCTATGCCGTCCATACCGCGACAGAGCGGCTCGTGGCGCCGAAGGTCGTGCTTGCCGCGGGCCTCGGCAGCCGCCGGCTCGGGCCCGATATCGGCCTCGATGTGCCGGTCGCGCCGCTGAAGGGCCAGATCCTCGTCACCGAGCGCTGCCCGCAGCGCTTCGCCATGCCGACCGCCTTCGTGCGCCAGACGGAGGAGGGGAGTTACCTCCTCGGCGACAGCCACGAGGATGTCGGCTTCGACGTGACATCCAGTGTCGACGTTATCGGCCAGATCGCGGCGCGCGCGGTGCGGAGCTTTCCGTTCCTGAACGATGTCCGCGTGGTGCGCGGCTGGGGCGCGCTCAGGATCATGACGCCGGACGGCTTTCCCGTCTACGACGAGTCGGAAACCCATCCCGGAGCCTATTCGGTGAGCTGCCATTCCGGCGTCACGCTCGCCGCCGCCCATGCGCTCGGCCTTGCGCCGGCCATCGCCGATGACCGGTTCAGGGAGACATTCGCTGCGTTCACCGCGAGGAGGTTCGATGTTTCGCAGGCTTGA
- a CDS encoding ABC transporter permease, translated as MSRNGPLALIFNALFILFMTGPLLVVIAVSFTPEGFLEFPPSGISLRWFRAILDNPDFIAAFWMSLYLGVASATLSSVIAVPAALAIGRYRFAGRDGLVGLFMSPLTVPTIVLGIAFLRFLSQFGMNGTFIGLVLCHAIIITPYVLRLVLASVTGLDRATERAAVSLGASAFTTFRRVTLPMIAPGVAGGWVLAFITSFDELTVTVFIVNPSTTTLPVRLFAHITQTTDPLVASISTVIILFTVALMFVIERLYGLDRLLIGGEGRS; from the coding sequence ATGAGCCGGAACGGACCGCTCGCGCTGATCTTCAATGCGCTCTTCATCCTGTTCATGACGGGGCCGCTCCTCGTCGTGATCGCGGTGTCGTTCACACCGGAAGGCTTCCTGGAATTCCCGCCGAGCGGTATCTCGCTCAGGTGGTTCCGGGCCATTCTGGACAATCCCGACTTCATCGCCGCCTTCTGGATGAGCCTCTATCTGGGCGTGGCCTCCGCGACACTGTCCTCCGTGATCGCAGTGCCGGCGGCGCTTGCCATCGGGCGCTACCGTTTTGCCGGCCGCGACGGGCTCGTCGGGCTCTTCATGTCGCCGCTCACCGTGCCGACCATCGTGCTCGGCATCGCCTTCCTGCGCTTCCTGTCGCAATTCGGCATGAACGGCACCTTCATCGGGCTCGTGCTCTGCCATGCGATCATCATCACGCCCTATGTGCTGCGCCTCGTGCTCGCCTCCGTCACCGGCCTCGACAGGGCGACGGAACGTGCTGCCGTCTCGCTCGGCGCGTCCGCCTTCACGACCTTCCGCCGCGTGACCCTGCCGATGATCGCGCCGGGGGTGGCGGGCGGCTGGGTGCTCGCCTTCATCACCAGCTTCGACGAACTGACCGTGACCGTTTTCATCGTCAATCCGAGCACGACCACCTTGCCGGTCAGGCTGTTTGCCCATATCACCCAGACGACCGATCCCCTCGTTGCCTCAATATCCACCGTGATCATCCTCTTCACCGTCGCCCTGATGTTCGTGATCGAGCGCCTCTACGGCCTGGACCGTCTGCTCATCGGCGGGGAGGGGCGGTCATGA